A single genomic interval of Terriglobus albidus harbors:
- a CDS encoding DUF2079 domain-containing protein — MATLVPVSARYEQDHGKSIAERWAIRLPIALGSSAIAVWSWLAFLRPLGARGIIWAAITGVSAFAFFSVTSLLVAMLDGSGSRTLRRELAKCSMAFALLFLFLPEYTARLRPPVLRSYLLLATLTILWLALYHFCRREAEGIRDWAERKTYWPIAALAMLSITLTGLAIRKFYVFGYVGQDLAYFAQIMHTTLHGHLFWGSLLQDLLYSYPVTTDFAGHNSPIMFLFVPFYGLFPSPVTLLVLRNAAMLACCYPIYKIARTYCSESTSRLWSVAFFLVPTIFYQSTFDFYPLSFVALPLLFAVYFFQQSRFLPFCVALAFTLAVREDLAIFALALSIVALIQRRSIRWIGVPFVAGLVWAYVSYFIVLPHALHGSSFVTDACFSHLGATPKQMLVHVCSSPQSTLLPRGNVVYLKELLTPTALVLPFGNALVLASLPFIGINLAAGAGKCITTVIYAQYSIIPAVLLFASALLAGTRTRGLLKGISRLWIKSNAVAPAICLALCVASLIFVTGEDQASELRSKPWTQEARQVARLIPDGASVAAPRYLLPSLANRDCLYQTHRLSQYHHPVYEYLILDNDWSHINASQEYRTAYATLLENAPKDPAFQVLYKTSQFTVLQNTAAHGKGCFPAEATR; from the coding sequence ATGGCGACTCTTGTGCCTGTTTCAGCAAGATACGAGCAGGACCATGGGAAGAGCATCGCAGAGCGATGGGCCATCCGGCTGCCCATCGCCCTCGGCTCCTCCGCCATCGCCGTCTGGAGTTGGCTGGCATTTCTTCGCCCGCTTGGAGCGCGGGGAATCATCTGGGCTGCCATCACTGGTGTATCAGCCTTCGCATTTTTCTCAGTCACTTCGTTGCTGGTTGCCATGCTCGATGGCAGCGGCTCGCGCACGCTTCGCCGCGAACTGGCGAAGTGTTCCATGGCATTCGCTCTACTGTTCCTGTTTCTTCCTGAATATACGGCGCGGCTGCGACCACCGGTTCTTCGTTCTTATCTGTTGCTCGCCACACTGACCATACTCTGGCTCGCGCTCTATCACTTCTGTCGCCGCGAGGCCGAAGGAATCCGAGACTGGGCGGAACGAAAGACCTATTGGCCCATCGCAGCACTTGCCATGCTCTCCATTACGCTGACGGGTCTTGCCATCCGCAAGTTTTACGTCTTCGGGTATGTGGGGCAGGATCTCGCCTATTTCGCGCAGATCATGCATACAACCCTGCACGGTCATCTCTTCTGGGGTTCCCTGCTGCAGGATCTGCTTTATTCCTATCCGGTAACCACGGACTTTGCAGGGCACAACTCGCCCATCATGTTTCTCTTCGTGCCCTTCTATGGGCTCTTTCCCAGCCCTGTAACGCTGCTTGTCTTACGTAATGCGGCCATGCTTGCCTGCTGTTATCCGATATACAAAATAGCCCGCACATACTGCAGTGAAAGCACTTCCCGGCTTTGGTCAGTTGCTTTTTTCCTGGTACCAACCATCTTTTATCAATCGACGTTTGACTTCTATCCGTTGAGCTTTGTCGCACTTCCCTTGCTGTTTGCGGTTTACTTTTTCCAACAGTCTCGCTTTCTACCATTCTGTGTCGCACTGGCCTTCACCCTGGCCGTAAGAGAGGACCTCGCAATCTTTGCGCTCGCTCTCTCGATAGTTGCGCTGATCCAGCGAAGGTCTATTCGCTGGATCGGCGTTCCGTTCGTCGCTGGACTTGTCTGGGCCTACGTCTCGTACTTCATCGTGCTTCCTCATGCGCTGCACGGCTCGTCGTTTGTCACAGATGCATGCTTCAGCCACCTCGGCGCAACTCCGAAGCAAATGCTTGTCCATGTATGCAGCAGTCCTCAAAGCACACTCCTTCCTCGCGGCAATGTTGTGTATCTGAAGGAACTGCTGACGCCTACGGCACTCGTCCTGCCTTTCGGCAATGCACTCGTCCTTGCTTCGCTGCCATTTATCGGAATCAATCTGGCTGCCGGGGCGGGAAAATGCATCACGACCGTCATCTATGCCCAATATTCGATCATTCCGGCCGTGCTGCTTTTCGCCAGTGCTTTGCTTGCCGGTACGCGCACACGCGGACTTCTCAAAGGAATCTCAAGATTGTGGATCAAAAGCAACGCCGTTGCCCCGGCGATCTGCCTCGCACTCTGTGTCGCGAGTCTAATCTTTGTGACAGGAGAAGATCAGGCCAGCGAGCTGCGCTCAAAACCCTGGACACAGGAAGCCCGGCAAGTCGCCCGGCTTATTCCTGATGGAGCTTCAGTCGCGGCGCCTCGCTATCTATTGCCCTCCCTGGCAAATCGCGATTGCCTCTACCAGACTCACCGGCTCTCGCAATATCACCATCCTGTCTACGAATACCTGATCCTCGATAACGACTGGTCGCACATCAACGCATCCCAGGAGTACCGGACGGCATATGCAACCCTTCTGGAGAATGCCCCGAAAGACCCTGCCTTTCAGGTGCTCTACAAAACTTCGCAGTTCACCGTCCTCCAAAACACCGCGGCACATGGAAAGGGCTGCTTCCCGGCGGAGGCGACACGATGA
- a CDS encoding BACON domain-containing protein, whose translation MNTSNRSIFRHFRLLVLCGMVFAFALLLVSRAVAQSQDLTVVVLVNSSVTSGYNTSSTSPGSYQMGPERYLVHLQVPYRVVDISQTSATDLTASQLIIAGHNGLNPSAAWQNAIMTAVANGTGFVNLDSDQAIGTQNHIMTMFHATGATLGAAQTSITVPAAVQVGGSTPHYIAALQRHWLGDPAGAITYNYHGNGTTTIASNATILTGATATVVAQLGTDPLILASTYGQGRIVDFTTYDYLHADRFGFVEGVDDLFWRSLVWAARKPFVLRGYPRIAAIQMDDNEPGLMSRIPDMWNTSLTGTVASDGTGGPWLPQLNMQLSSLSTPGGERAQLISAVNSGFLHATPHGLAYGSGGDLYWNLSIANTDAQWQSNVTSALQWKLGQGGTDTFPAFGRSMVGHYWDITDNAGYEMWNSLGIRYITTPQNPGAYYFNYPKTTAQRIPYGPFRIYEQPPVYAVDYEETFPFFYADDMVVHSVAGKPAQTFYAFASQVGLSGGRFSRPDAVWPSSQNGYTVAQSLNQWEYYMWHFWSGMMPVQIYTHDGGNLEFTTTSDRQSFISQFSTWFKTNKGIHQYMDGMGDYLRARNHSLLSSGTVTSSSITLNFTGSATDADGRLIPTKAYVFYGDDEGTLLAVPGFSNGGTYSFTNTQPATMQVTPVTLSFTTPSGSSPASKTVTVANIGSGSYSWTASDNASWLSVSPASGIAGSNTVTVSVNSSSLAAGSYSATITFTSATAAGSPKTVAVSLTVTPSNASLVASPTSLSFSQNSGTTTATTQQLSITNPSGTNVTWTASDNASWLSVSPTTGGTPGTLNVSVVAGSLSPGTYSGTVTASSTNPVLSVSVPVTFEVLTPPTVISTSSLSGWTISPLGGLSGWSSTGSALRYNGGGEAPLYAGNAGWTDYDLSVTLTLPASNYPGGIRGRVNPADGSGYALWFYPADHTVNLFKVVNWNISNGYTLIGSNNQVLFDTSAHTYKLSFLGSTISVYRDGTKLFSATDPTYTSGLIALDPSNQVVTYSSVTITNAVAPQTTAAASPTSLAFSASPGATAAAQTVTLTSSPSSVSWAASSTAAWLTSSPTQGSSTPASIAVTASAASLAAGNYSATLTLSPSAGASIQIPVTFSVTSQPTAVISVTPSSVYLFSPTGSSPPPSTVSVQNTGTGGMPWTATSNSSWLTPSPASAGAPGPLTLTSSSAALAAGTVMANVTVSSSNATNSFTLPVSLHLGTQLFSDNFGAGSSQWTASPLGLASNWTVSNNSFNYNGGGHTQQYAGSSTWTDYVFSADITLANHSNYPGGIRGRVNLSTGASYAVWLYPADNVIKLFRGTGWAIDSAGLTLLAQSPAIVMDTARHTVRLQFTGNQIMVYYDNRLIISASDSTLTSGAVALDVSSQPVSFANISVQQ comes from the coding sequence ATGAACACGTCAAATAGATCGATCTTTCGTCATTTTCGCCTGCTCGTACTCTGTGGAATGGTCTTTGCTTTTGCGCTGCTTTTGGTATCCCGCGCCGTCGCCCAAAGCCAGGATCTTACCGTGGTCGTGCTGGTGAACTCGTCGGTTACATCCGGGTATAACACCAGCAGCACCAGCCCAGGATCCTATCAAATGGGTCCTGAGAGATATCTCGTTCATTTGCAGGTTCCATATAGGGTCGTCGATATCAGCCAGACCTCGGCTACCGATCTGACCGCATCACAGTTGATTATTGCCGGCCATAACGGTTTGAATCCGAGCGCTGCGTGGCAGAACGCAATTATGACCGCTGTCGCAAACGGTACGGGATTTGTGAACCTCGACAGCGATCAGGCGATCGGTACGCAGAATCATATTATGACGATGTTTCATGCTACCGGCGCCACGTTAGGGGCCGCGCAGACAAGCATTACTGTTCCCGCGGCGGTCCAGGTGGGTGGATCAACGCCGCATTACATCGCAGCACTCCAGCGCCACTGGCTCGGCGACCCGGCCGGCGCCATCACTTACAACTATCACGGCAACGGAACAACGACGATCGCTTCCAATGCGACGATTCTCACCGGCGCGACCGCGACGGTCGTGGCGCAGCTCGGAACCGACCCCCTGATTCTGGCCAGCACCTACGGGCAGGGACGCATCGTCGACTTCACCACCTATGACTACCTGCACGCCGATCGCTTCGGATTTGTCGAAGGTGTTGACGATCTGTTCTGGCGAAGCCTGGTATGGGCAGCTCGCAAGCCTTTCGTACTTCGCGGATATCCGCGCATTGCGGCGATTCAGATGGACGACAACGAACCCGGCCTCATGTCTCGCATTCCGGATATGTGGAACACATCGCTGACCGGCACTGTCGCCTCTGACGGCACAGGCGGTCCCTGGCTCCCTCAACTAAACATGCAGCTCTCCTCACTGTCCACGCCTGGTGGAGAACGCGCCCAACTGATCAGCGCCGTCAACTCCGGCTTTCTGCATGCGACACCGCACGGTCTGGCCTATGGTTCGGGCGGTGACCTTTACTGGAATCTGAGTATTGCGAATACCGATGCGCAGTGGCAATCGAATGTAACGTCGGCTCTTCAATGGAAGCTCGGGCAGGGCGGAACGGATACGTTCCCCGCCTTTGGCCGTTCGATGGTAGGGCACTACTGGGACATCACTGACAACGCCGGATACGAGATGTGGAACAGTCTCGGAATTCGCTACATCACAACACCTCAGAATCCCGGCGCCTACTACTTCAACTATCCGAAGACAACGGCCCAGAGAATTCCCTATGGACCGTTCCGCATCTACGAACAGCCACCGGTTTATGCAGTGGACTACGAAGAAACTTTTCCCTTCTTCTATGCAGATGACATGGTGGTACATAGCGTCGCTGGTAAACCTGCACAGACCTTCTATGCCTTCGCTTCTCAGGTAGGACTTTCCGGCGGCCGCTTCAGTCGTCCTGACGCCGTCTGGCCAAGCTCGCAGAACGGCTATACCGTCGCTCAGAGCCTCAATCAATGGGAGTACTACATGTGGCACTTCTGGTCTGGCATGATGCCAGTTCAGATCTACACCCACGACGGCGGCAATCTCGAATTTACGACGACGTCTGACCGGCAGAGTTTCATCTCCCAATTCTCGACATGGTTCAAGACGAACAAAGGAATTCACCAATACATGGATGGCATGGGTGACTATCTTCGTGCCCGCAACCATTCACTGCTTAGCAGCGGGACAGTCACCTCTTCGTCCATCACACTGAACTTCACTGGGTCAGCAACCGACGCCGACGGCCGCCTCATTCCGACCAAAGCGTATGTCTTCTACGGCGACGATGAAGGGACGCTTCTCGCCGTTCCTGGTTTCAGCAATGGTGGAACATACAGCTTCACCAACACGCAGCCTGCCACGATGCAGGTTACACCTGTCACACTGAGCTTTACGACACCTTCGGGGTCATCGCCGGCATCGAAGACCGTCACGGTTGCGAACATCGGTTCCGGCTCCTATAGCTGGACGGCGTCGGATAATGCGTCCTGGTTAAGCGTAAGTCCGGCAAGCGGTATAGCGGGCAGCAATACCGTAACGGTATCCGTCAATAGCTCCAGCCTGGCTGCCGGTTCGTACAGTGCGACCATCACCTTCACTTCAGCCACAGCAGCGGGCAGTCCAAAGACAGTCGCAGTCTCACTTACCGTTACGCCGAGCAACGCGTCACTGGTCGCAAGCCCGACCTCGTTGTCCTTCAGCCAGAATTCCGGCACGACAACAGCTACAACGCAGCAGCTCTCCATCACCAATCCAAGCGGTACCAATGTTACCTGGACCGCTTCGGATAATGCTTCCTGGCTCAGCGTCTCTCCGACCACCGGCGGCACGCCAGGCACACTGAATGTCTCTGTCGTTGCAGGCTCACTATCGCCTGGAACCTACAGTGGAACAGTTACAGCCAGCTCAACCAATCCTGTGCTGTCCGTATCTGTTCCTGTTACGTTTGAGGTGCTCACACCGCCCACCGTCATATCCACATCGAGTCTTAGCGGATGGACGATCTCGCCTCTCGGCGGCCTTTCCGGATGGTCATCAACCGGCAGCGCTCTTCGTTATAACGGCGGTGGCGAAGCTCCGCTCTATGCCGGCAATGCCGGATGGACGGACTACGACCTCTCTGTAACGCTGACGCTGCCGGCCTCCAATTACCCTGGCGGGATCAGGGGTCGTGTTAACCCGGCCGATGGATCCGGCTACGCTCTCTGGTTCTACCCGGCCGATCACACGGTCAATCTCTTCAAGGTGGTCAACTGGAACATTTCCAATGGATACACTTTGATCGGAAGCAACAACCAGGTCCTCTTTGACACCAGCGCTCACACCTATAAGCTATCGTTCCTTGGCAGTACGATATCGGTCTATCGCGACGGAACGAAGCTCTTCTCGGCCACAGACCCTACCTACACCTCTGGCCTGATAGCCCTGGATCCTTCGAACCAGGTTGTTACTTACAGCAGCGTCACCATCACGAATGCAGTTGCTCCGCAAACTACGGCAGCTGCTTCTCCAACGTCCTTAGCCTTTAGCGCCTCTCCCGGCGCCACGGCAGCCGCTCAGACAGTAACGCTTACCTCATCCCCGAGCAGCGTTTCCTGGGCGGCCTCTTCCACCGCGGCCTGGCTTACCAGCTCGCCAACGCAGGGAAGCTCCACTCCCGCGTCGATTGCAGTCACAGCGAGTGCGGCGAGCCTGGCTGCTGGAAACTATTCAGCCACGCTTACGTTGAGTCCGTCCGCCGGTGCGTCGATTCAAATTCCGGTGACCTTCAGCGTCACCTCACAACCAACGGCCGTCATCAGCGTCACGCCTTCCAGCGTGTATCTCTTCAGTCCTACCGGCTCCTCACCGCCGCCGTCTACGGTCTCCGTTCAGAACACCGGGACAGGCGGTATGCCGTGGACCGCAACCAGCAACAGCTCGTGGCTGACGCCGTCGCCGGCGTCTGCGGGCGCACCAGGTCCGTTGACACTCACATCGTCCAGCGCTGCACTCGCTGCAGGAACCGTAATGGCGAACGTTACTGTCAGCTCGAGCAATGCGACCAACTCATTCACACTGCCTGTCTCGCTTCATCTGGGAACGCAGCTCTTCAGCGATAACTTCGGCGCTGGTTCGTCGCAATGGACAGCTTCTCCGCTTGGGCTCGCCTCAAACTGGACGGTGTCGAACAATTCTTTCAATTACAACGGAGGCGGCCACACCCAGCAATACGCGGGTAGCTCCACCTGGACCGACTACGTCTTCTCAGCAGATATTACCCTGGCAAACCACTCCAACTATCCGGGTGGCATACGTGGCCGCGTGAATCTCTCTACCGGTGCGTCTTATGCGGTCTGGCTATACCCCGCAGACAACGTTATCAAACTGTTCCGCGGTACGGGCTGGGCAATCGACTCTGCCGGGCTGACCCTGCTTGCACAGTCGCCCGCGATCGTTATGGATACGGCCCGTCATACGGTCCGTCTGCAGTTCACAGGCAACCAGATCATGGTGTACTACGACAACCGCCTTATCATTTCGGCATCCGATAGCACGCTCACCTCTGGCGCCGTCGCCCTGGATGTTTCATCGCAGCCGGTCAGCTTTGCAAACATCAGTGTTCAGCAGTAG